A part of Actinoallomurus bryophytorum genomic DNA contains:
- a CDS encoding zinc-dependent alcohol dehydrogenase, which yields MILALEYHRSPGRFIAARSLTATKLGGRMSGMIAGNVSPLRLINRQAPELPGEGWTRVTPRLSGICGSDLGLLTGRSSPYLSPMTSMPFVPGHEVVGETQDDLPGMPKGTRVVMDPVLSCVARGTPECRWCASGHQSRCDHITTGRISAGLQTGSCADTGGGWSRQFVAHASQLHAVPDELPDERAVLAEPLACAVHSVRRVKVAPGSTAVIIGAGTVGLLTLLALRELTEVGAVYVVAKHGHQQEKAKALGATAVIEPRKAIRALRRVTAARMHTPEIGGDFLLGGVDVAFECTGGSSGLDTSLRLVRAGGTVVVSGMPNGGVDLTPLWYRELELVGAYCSGADGADFADAIRLAGTAPLDGYVGTTYPLARWREAINHAADAGRLGTVKVAFDPAR from the coding sequence GGCAACGTCTCGCCGCTGCGCCTGATCAACCGCCAGGCGCCCGAGCTGCCCGGCGAGGGCTGGACCCGGGTGACGCCACGGCTGTCCGGCATCTGCGGCTCCGACCTCGGGCTGCTGACCGGGCGTTCCTCCCCGTACCTGTCCCCGATGACCTCGATGCCGTTCGTCCCCGGCCACGAGGTCGTCGGCGAGACCCAGGACGACCTGCCCGGCATGCCCAAGGGCACGCGGGTGGTCATGGACCCGGTGCTGTCCTGCGTCGCCCGCGGCACCCCGGAGTGCCGTTGGTGCGCGTCGGGCCATCAGAGCCGCTGTGACCACATCACCACCGGCCGCATCTCGGCCGGCCTGCAGACCGGCAGCTGCGCCGACACCGGCGGCGGCTGGAGCCGGCAGTTCGTCGCGCACGCCAGCCAGCTGCACGCGGTGCCGGACGAGCTTCCGGACGAGCGCGCGGTGCTGGCCGAGCCACTCGCCTGCGCGGTCCACTCGGTACGCCGCGTGAAGGTCGCGCCCGGTTCCACCGCAGTGATCATCGGGGCGGGCACCGTCGGCCTGCTCACGCTGCTGGCGCTGCGCGAGCTCACCGAGGTCGGTGCGGTGTACGTCGTCGCCAAGCACGGTCACCAGCAGGAGAAGGCCAAGGCCCTGGGCGCGACCGCGGTCATCGAGCCGCGCAAGGCGATCCGCGCGCTGCGGCGCGTCACGGCCGCGCGGATGCACACGCCCGAGATCGGCGGCGACTTCCTGCTGGGCGGCGTCGACGTCGCCTTCGAGTGCACCGGCGGTTCGAGCGGCCTGGACACCTCGCTGCGGCTCGTACGCGCGGGTGGCACGGTCGTCGTGTCCGGCATGCCGAACGGCGGGGTCGACCTGACGCCTCTGTGGTACCGCGAGCTGGAGCTCGTCGGGGCCTACTGCTCCGGCGCCGACGGGGCGGACTTCGCCGACGCCATCAGGCTCGCCGGCACCGCGCCCCTCGACGGTTACGTCGGTACGACCTATCCCCTCGCCCGCTGGCGCGAGGCCATCAACCACGCTGCCGATGCGGGACGTCTCGGCACCGTCAAAGTCGCCTTTGATCCGGCCCGTTAG
- a CDS encoding lactate racemase domain-containing protein: MSRPGFVLDVDERTPPLLMHQGEGFRLERLPLGAKVIYPPDSLPGIRNVDAAIRHALLNPHGTEPLPELLTPGMRLTIVFDDLSLPLPQMQTPDVRQRIIEQVLEMAAAKGVDDVELIAGNALHRRMTPAELRRTVGDRVFQAFFPEHLKNHDAEDHDNLLHMGKTKHGEDVEINRRAAESDLIVYVNITLTAMSGGSKSVSVGLASYKSLKHHHNVHTLRHSNSFNDPPNSAMHHSYDRMKGVIDDHVKVFTVETTVNNNTFPSSMGFLNKREWEWNVRDQASYVAVKRANELLPAKTRRRIWQSTAAPYGVTGVHAGEQSEVHPLTLENVHRQQLTEVNGQSDVAIYGLPYVCPYNVNSVMNPILVMSLGLGYFFNLYKNKPIVRQGGVAIFYHPVPNEFHPVHHPSYIDFFEEILTESTDPVLLETKYEEQFANDPWYIQLYRNSYAYHGVHPFYMWYWGAHALEHLGDVIFVGGNRKTTSRMGFRSATTLADALEMAKDTVGSSPSITYQHAPPLTLADVR; encoded by the coding sequence GTGAGCAGACCAGGCTTCGTACTCGACGTGGATGAGCGGACTCCACCGCTGCTCATGCACCAGGGTGAGGGCTTCCGGCTGGAGCGGTTGCCGCTCGGGGCGAAGGTCATCTACCCGCCGGACTCCCTGCCCGGGATCCGGAACGTCGACGCCGCCATCCGGCACGCGCTGCTCAACCCGCACGGCACCGAACCGCTCCCCGAGCTGCTGACGCCCGGGATGCGGCTGACCATCGTCTTCGACGACCTGTCGCTGCCGCTGCCACAGATGCAGACACCGGACGTACGCCAGCGCATCATCGAGCAGGTGCTCGAGATGGCCGCGGCCAAGGGCGTCGACGACGTGGAGCTGATCGCGGGCAACGCGCTGCACCGCCGGATGACCCCGGCCGAGCTGAGGCGCACCGTCGGTGACCGCGTCTTCCAGGCGTTCTTCCCCGAGCACCTGAAGAACCATGACGCGGAAGACCACGACAACCTCCTGCACATGGGCAAGACCAAGCACGGTGAGGACGTCGAGATCAACCGTCGGGCCGCCGAGAGCGACCTGATCGTCTACGTCAACATCACGCTCACCGCGATGAGCGGCGGGTCCAAGTCGGTCTCGGTCGGCCTGGCGAGCTACAAGAGCCTCAAGCACCACCACAACGTGCACACGCTTCGGCACTCGAACTCCTTCAACGACCCGCCGAACTCCGCGATGCACCACTCGTACGACCGGATGAAGGGCGTGATCGACGATCACGTCAAGGTCTTCACGGTCGAGACGACGGTCAACAACAACACGTTCCCCTCCTCGATGGGCTTCCTCAACAAGCGCGAGTGGGAGTGGAACGTCCGCGACCAGGCGTCCTACGTCGCGGTCAAGCGTGCCAACGAGCTGCTGCCGGCCAAGACCCGGCGCCGGATCTGGCAGTCGACCGCCGCGCCGTACGGGGTGACCGGCGTGCACGCCGGCGAGCAGTCCGAGGTGCACCCGCTGACGCTGGAGAACGTCCACCGCCAGCAGCTCACCGAGGTGAACGGCCAGTCCGACGTGGCGATCTACGGGCTGCCCTACGTCTGCCCGTACAACGTCAACTCCGTGATGAACCCGATCCTGGTGATGTCGCTCGGGCTCGGCTACTTCTTCAACCTGTACAAGAACAAGCCGATCGTCCGGCAGGGCGGCGTGGCGATCTTCTACCACCCGGTGCCGAACGAGTTCCACCCGGTGCACCACCCGAGCTACATCGACTTCTTCGAGGAGATCCTCACCGAGAGCACCGACCCGGTGCTGCTGGAGACCAAGTACGAGGAGCAGTTCGCCAACGACCCCTGGTACATCCAGCTCTACCGGAACAGCTACGCCTACCACGGCGTGCACCCGTTCTACATGTGGTACTGGGGCGCTCACGCGCTGGAGCACCTGGGTGACGTGATCTTCGTGGGCGGCAACCGGAAGACGACCTCCCGGATGGGCTTCCGCTCGGCCACGACTCTCGCGGACGCTCTGGAGATGGCCAAGGACACGGTCGGCTCCAGCCCGTCGATCACCTACCAGCACGCCCCGCCGCTCACGCTGGCGGACGTGCGATGA
- a CDS encoding lysophospholipid acyltransferase family protein has product MSLRREVRLLRHGRDWRGRSTVPQSAEPHMIEQEGRDFPTAWARTRVAVAVRSGLRRTLLKPVAFRQTTPVIEGTEYLDGVRGPVVFVANHSSHLDTPLILGSLPERFADRVAVGAASDYFFDVRWRATLTAIFFNAFPVERYGSRRLRSLALDLVDDGWSLLLYPEGTRSEDGWINPFKLGAAMLCVTKGIPCVPIALRGSYAAMPRGRNWPQPGKPRVTVRYGRPLVPEEGEDVRAFRVRMAKAVSQLAAEEDLGWYGALRAAADDALELPGGARPVRPGALANQDGGQNGSGDQVSHWRRIWASTQPLSDKRRKVWRD; this is encoded by the coding sequence ATGAGCCTCCGCAGGGAGGTCCGGCTGCTGCGTCATGGGCGGGACTGGCGGGGTCGCTCCACGGTGCCGCAGTCGGCCGAGCCGCACATGATCGAGCAGGAGGGACGCGACTTCCCCACCGCCTGGGCACGTACGCGGGTGGCCGTGGCGGTCCGGTCCGGTCTGCGCCGTACGCTGCTCAAGCCGGTCGCGTTCCGCCAGACGACGCCGGTGATCGAGGGCACCGAATACCTCGACGGCGTGCGCGGACCGGTGGTGTTCGTGGCGAACCACTCCAGCCACCTGGACACCCCGCTGATCCTCGGCTCGCTGCCGGAGCGGTTCGCCGACCGCGTCGCGGTCGGCGCGGCGTCGGACTACTTCTTCGACGTCCGCTGGCGCGCGACACTGACGGCGATCTTCTTCAACGCGTTCCCGGTCGAGCGGTACGGCTCGCGACGGCTGCGCAGCCTCGCCCTGGACCTCGTGGACGACGGGTGGAGCCTGCTGCTCTACCCCGAGGGCACGCGTTCCGAGGACGGCTGGATCAACCCGTTCAAGCTCGGCGCCGCGATGCTGTGCGTGACCAAGGGCATCCCGTGCGTGCCGATCGCACTGCGGGGTTCGTACGCCGCGATGCCGCGGGGACGCAACTGGCCTCAGCCGGGCAAGCCGCGCGTCACCGTACGCTACGGCCGCCCGCTCGTCCCGGAGGAGGGCGAGGACGTACGCGCCTTCCGTGTGCGGATGGCCAAGGCGGTCAGCCAGCTCGCGGCCGAGGAGGATCTCGGCTGGTACGGCGCCCTGCGCGCCGCCGCCGACGACGCCCTCGAGCTGCCGGGCGGTGCCCGCCCGGTCCGCCCGGGCGCGCTCGCGAACCAGGACGGCGGGCAGAACGGGTCGGGCGACCAGGTGTCGCACTGGCGCCGCATCTGGGCGTCGACCCAGCCGCTGTCCGACAAGCGCCGCAAGGTCTGGCGCGACTGA
- a CDS encoding pyridoxamine 5'-phosphate oxidase family protein gives MDEPQDRLPAELVRALGDDALGPPDQPAFLLVTTDEDGGPRISMLSVGELLVHDERTLRVALWPGTRTAGNLGRGGTALLAAVSPGSVTYVWTRPARLIVPEDAGLECFELTATVARADAHAGMPVTSGITFRAEDQEQAVASWRRQRDLLADARRE, from the coding sequence ATGGATGAGCCGCAGGACCGCCTCCCCGCCGAGCTGGTCCGGGCCTTGGGCGACGACGCGCTCGGTCCACCGGACCAGCCCGCGTTCCTGCTCGTCACGACCGACGAGGACGGGGGCCCGCGGATCAGCATGCTCAGCGTCGGTGAGCTGCTCGTCCACGACGAGCGGACCCTGCGGGTCGCGCTGTGGCCGGGTACCCGTACGGCCGGCAATCTCGGCCGCGGGGGCACCGCACTCCTGGCCGCCGTCTCCCCCGGCTCGGTGACCTACGTGTGGACGCGCCCGGCCCGGCTGATCGTCCCGGAGGACGCCGGCCTGGAGTGCTTCGAGCTGACGGCGACCGTCGCACGGGCGGACGCGCACGCGGGGATGCCGGTGACCAGCGGGATCACCTTCCGTGCCGAGGACCAGGAGCAGGCGGTGGCGTCCTGGCGGCGTCAGCGTGACCTACTCGCCGACGCCCGGCGAGAGTGA
- a CDS encoding NAD(P)H-binding protein yields MTTLVTGATGHIGRLVVDRLVEAGEDVRALTRDPARAAFPAGVTVVRGDLTEPGTLAEAFHGVERLYLFPVPATAHAVVGLARRAGVRRVAVLSSGAVTGGADTDFHRLVERAAEESGLEWTHVRAGEFALNMLWLWGPLIRAERVVYDPFPDIGRYPTHEADIADVAATVLLEDGHAGAAYDVTGPDPIGHRGQIQRIAAAIGEDIRLVVVEPEEARERYLRPGGLAAANARFLLGLDDGDEPLTVLPYAPPSEMGPPTAEAVTGRPGRSFTQWVHDHADDFR; encoded by the coding sequence GTGACGACGCTGGTGACCGGGGCGACCGGCCACATCGGCCGGCTCGTCGTCGACCGGCTCGTCGAGGCGGGCGAGGACGTACGGGCACTGACCCGCGACCCGGCGCGCGCTGCGTTCCCCGCGGGCGTCACGGTGGTACGGGGCGATCTCACCGAACCCGGCACACTCGCCGAGGCCTTCCACGGCGTCGAGCGGCTCTACCTGTTCCCGGTCCCCGCGACGGCGCACGCCGTGGTCGGGCTCGCCCGGCGCGCCGGCGTGCGCCGCGTCGCCGTCCTGTCCTCCGGTGCCGTCACCGGCGGCGCCGACACGGACTTCCATCGCCTCGTGGAGCGGGCCGCCGAGGAGTCCGGGCTGGAGTGGACGCACGTACGCGCGGGTGAGTTCGCGCTGAACATGCTCTGGCTGTGGGGGCCGCTGATCCGCGCCGAACGCGTCGTCTACGACCCGTTTCCCGATATCGGCCGGTACCCGACGCACGAGGCGGACATCGCCGACGTCGCCGCGACCGTGCTGCTCGAGGACGGCCACGCCGGCGCCGCGTACGACGTGACCGGACCGGACCCGATCGGCCACCGCGGCCAGATCCAGAGAATAGCGGCGGCCATCGGCGAGGACATCCGGCTCGTGGTCGTCGAACCCGAGGAGGCACGCGAGCGGTACCTCCGCCCGGGTGGCCTCGCCGCCGCCAACGCCAGGTTCCTCCTCGGGCTCGATGACGGCGACGAACCCCTGACCGTCCTGCCGTACGCGCCCCCGTCGGAGATGGGGCCCCCGACCGCCGAGGCCGTCACCGGCCGGCCGGGGCGCTCCTTCACTCAATGGGTACACGACCACGCCGACGACTTCCGCTGA
- a CDS encoding glycoside hydrolase family 3 N-terminal domain-containing protein, translating to MRAHAMNDNSMTRRTAMIAGAGAAFATLGLTGTARAAVRSVAPAATLTPEQQAGQRIIYSYSGTAVPQAIFDAITAGRAAGVIFFGDNISSLNQINSVCEDLKAANRSSPVTAPLLLMTDQEGGQVRRLPGGPTMSEKQIGQSSDPLSAASDAGDVAGQLLASVGMNVNLAPVLDVYRTAGDFEDQYGRSYSKDPAVCGQLGSAFITAQQAYKVAAAAKHFPGLGSATASQNTDSKPVTLTASASTLRSVDEAPYTPAISAGVKLVMLSWATYPALDPDFPAGLSSTIIQNELRGRLGFKGVTITDSLTANGLSNFGTTAQRAVSAAKAGMDLLLVCGESPTNGKNALTGLANALRNGQLSQTTFDAARNRVTSLRTSLA from the coding sequence GTGCGCGCACACGCGATGAACGACAACTCCATGACCCGGCGCACCGCGATGATCGCCGGCGCCGGTGCCGCGTTCGCCACCCTCGGCCTGACCGGCACCGCGCGCGCCGCCGTACGAAGCGTGGCACCGGCGGCGACCCTGACCCCCGAGCAGCAGGCCGGGCAGCGGATCATCTACTCCTACTCGGGCACGGCGGTACCGCAGGCCATATTCGACGCGATCACCGCCGGGAGAGCGGCCGGCGTCATCTTCTTCGGCGACAACATCTCCAGCCTGAACCAGATCAACTCGGTGTGCGAGGACCTGAAGGCGGCCAACCGCTCCAGCCCGGTCACCGCGCCGCTCCTGCTGATGACCGACCAGGAGGGCGGCCAGGTGCGACGGCTGCCGGGCGGCCCGACGATGTCGGAGAAGCAGATCGGCCAGTCGTCCGACCCGCTCTCGGCCGCCAGTGACGCCGGCGACGTGGCCGGCCAGCTCCTCGCCAGCGTCGGCATGAACGTCAACCTCGCCCCGGTCCTCGACGTGTACCGCACCGCCGGCGACTTCGAGGACCAGTACGGGCGGTCCTACAGCAAGGACCCGGCCGTCTGCGGGCAGCTCGGCAGCGCCTTCATCACGGCGCAGCAGGCGTACAAGGTGGCGGCGGCCGCCAAGCACTTCCCCGGCCTCGGGTCGGCGACCGCGAGCCAGAACACCGACTCCAAGCCGGTGACGCTCACCGCCTCCGCCTCCACCCTGCGCTCCGTGGACGAGGCGCCGTACACTCCGGCGATCAGCGCGGGCGTCAAGCTCGTCATGCTGTCGTGGGCCACCTACCCGGCACTCGACCCCGACTTCCCGGCCGGCCTGTCCTCGACCATCATCCAGAACGAGCTGCGTGGCCGCCTCGGCTTCAAGGGAGTCACGATCACCGACTCCCTGACCGCGAACGGCCTGTCCAACTTCGGCACGACGGCACAGCGCGCGGTGTCGGCCGCCAAGGCGGGAATGGACCTGCTCCTCGTGTGCGGGGAGAGCCCCACCAACGGCAAGAACGCACTGACCGGCCTGGCCAACGCACTGCGGAACGGACAGCTCAGCCAGACGACGTTCGACGCCGCGCGCAACCGCGTCACGAGCCTGCGCACCAGCCTGGCCTGA
- a CDS encoding lysozyme, which yields MALLRRSPRTGRKSRLAALSVATVVCGALFAAAQPAGASADPVTHPERDWLGSQVARHVPDSGKVLLRPAVAQTPGLDVSSWQGNVSWSAVAANGARFAYSKATESTNYTNPYFSQQYTGAYNAGLVHGAYHFATPNTSSGAAQADYFVAHGGGWSRDGKTFPGMLDMEWNPYGAACYGLSASGMVNWILSFSNEYHAKTSRWPVIYTATSWWSQCTGNTGDFSSTNPLMLANYNGSPGPMPYNWGFQTIWQFADAGTFPGDQDYFNGDYSRVQALANG from the coding sequence GTGGCACTACTCAGACGCTCTCCCCGGACGGGGCGTAAGTCCCGCCTGGCAGCCCTTTCGGTCGCGACCGTGGTGTGCGGTGCGCTCTTCGCCGCCGCCCAGCCCGCCGGCGCCTCGGCCGACCCCGTAACCCATCCGGAGCGGGACTGGCTCGGCTCCCAGGTGGCCAGGCATGTGCCGGATTCCGGCAAGGTGCTGCTCCGGCCGGCCGTCGCGCAGACCCCCGGCCTCGACGTCAGCAGCTGGCAGGGCAACGTCAGCTGGTCGGCGGTCGCCGCCAACGGCGCCAGGTTCGCCTACTCCAAGGCGACCGAGTCGACCAACTACACGAACCCGTACTTCAGCCAGCAGTACACCGGCGCGTACAACGCGGGTCTCGTCCACGGCGCGTACCACTTCGCGACGCCGAACACCTCGTCCGGCGCGGCCCAGGCCGACTACTTCGTCGCGCACGGCGGCGGGTGGTCCAGGGACGGCAAGACATTCCCCGGCATGCTCGACATGGAGTGGAACCCCTACGGCGCGGCCTGCTACGGGCTGTCCGCCTCCGGCATGGTCAACTGGATCCTCTCCTTCAGCAACGAGTACCACGCCAAGACCAGCCGCTGGCCGGTCATCTACACGGCGACCAGCTGGTGGAGCCAGTGCACCGGCAACACGGGCGACTTCTCCTCCACCAACCCGCTGATGCTCGCCAACTACAACGGCTCTCCCGGCCCGATGCCCTACAACTGGGGCTTCCAGACGATCTGGCAGTTCGCCGACGCGGGCACCTTCCCCGGTGACCAGGACTACTTCAACGGCGACTACTCGCGCGTCCAGGCGCTGGCGAACGGCTGA
- a CDS encoding alpha-ketoglutarate-dependent dioxygenase AlkB, which yields MTLALQGSLLDCADEVGLGELGSSVRRTVLDRGAWIDLRPGWLTGSDTLFDRLAETVPWHAERRHMYDRVVDVPRLLKFYDEDEALPDPVLLAAREALGAHYADELGEPFRTAGLCLYRDGADSVAWHGDRIGRGSTEDTMVAIVSVGAPRSLLLRPRGGGHALRHDLGHGDLIVMGGSCQRTWEHAIPKTARPAGPRISIQFRPRGVR from the coding sequence ATGACGCTTGCGCTCCAGGGCTCGCTGCTGGACTGTGCCGACGAGGTCGGCCTGGGTGAGCTCGGCTCGTCGGTACGGCGCACGGTCCTCGACCGCGGAGCCTGGATCGACCTGCGGCCGGGCTGGCTCACCGGCTCCGACACCCTTTTCGACCGGCTGGCCGAGACCGTGCCGTGGCATGCGGAGAGGCGGCACATGTACGACCGTGTCGTCGACGTCCCGCGGCTCCTGAAGTTCTACGACGAGGACGAGGCGCTTCCCGACCCCGTCCTCCTCGCCGCCAGGGAGGCGCTCGGCGCGCACTACGCCGACGAGCTCGGCGAGCCGTTCCGTACGGCCGGACTGTGCCTCTACCGCGACGGCGCGGACAGCGTGGCCTGGCACGGTGACCGCATCGGACGCGGTAGCACCGAGGACACCATGGTCGCGATCGTCTCGGTCGGTGCCCCGCGCAGCCTGCTGCTCCGCCCGCGCGGCGGCGGCCACGCGCTGCGCCACGACCTCGGCCACGGCGACCTCATCGTCATGGGCGGCAGCTGCCAGCGCACCTGGGAGCACGCGATCCCCAAGACCGCGCGCCCGGCGGGGCCGCGGATCAGCATCCAGTTCCGTCCCCGCGGAGTTCGCTGA
- a CDS encoding MFS transporter, whose translation MTAAAPVTQRRSATLAVLSLAQFLIALDYSIIYIALPSIAGDLGLAPALAQWVISAYAVLFAGFLVVGGRLSDRVGAARLFIGAIIMFGVASAVGGAAQDGTVLLAARAAQGLGAALLQPAVLGLIGTTFPAGPERSRALAVWGSVGASGLAAGAILGGLLTTASWRLTFYVNVPLTLLCALGAAVWVGPAREHVPAGRIPMLASVLGTGTVLTLVLGLTLGSDRGWAAAPTVVCLGSALALFAGFVRNERVSGNVLIEHVLRRTRSLRSGALATALYMASVGSEFYLLTLLLQSMKGYTPFEAGLAFLPLAVMVTAGGTTAGRAVRRLGAGTALVTGFAIATAGLLWLAVTLHGDSYAADLLPGLVLSGFGHGIIYTSMFIIGTHDVPSAHQSTAGALLTTSQYLSGAVTVAVLTLTLGPSPDYASFRIAFLLTTGAATAGLVLAASRRH comes from the coding sequence ATGACAGCGGCGGCGCCGGTCACCCAGCGCCGATCCGCCACACTGGCCGTGCTGTCCCTGGCCCAGTTCCTCATCGCCCTCGACTACTCGATCATCTATATCGCCCTGCCCAGCATCGCCGGCGACCTGGGCCTCGCGCCGGCGCTCGCCCAGTGGGTCATCAGCGCGTACGCGGTGCTGTTCGCCGGGTTCCTCGTCGTCGGCGGGCGGCTCTCGGACCGGGTCGGGGCGGCGCGTCTCTTCATCGGCGCCATCATCATGTTCGGGGTCGCCAGCGCGGTCGGCGGCGCGGCGCAGGACGGCACCGTCCTCCTGGCGGCGCGCGCCGCCCAGGGGCTCGGCGCGGCCCTGCTCCAGCCGGCCGTGCTCGGTCTCATCGGCACGACCTTTCCCGCGGGGCCGGAACGCAGCAGGGCGCTCGCCGTCTGGGGATCGGTCGGCGCGTCGGGGCTCGCCGCCGGCGCCATCCTCGGCGGTCTGCTGACGACGGCGTCGTGGCGGCTAACGTTCTACGTCAACGTCCCGCTCACGCTGCTGTGCGCACTGGGTGCGGCGGTCTGGGTCGGCCCCGCACGCGAGCACGTCCCGGCGGGCCGGATCCCGATGCTTGCCTCGGTGCTCGGCACGGGCACCGTCCTCACGCTCGTCCTCGGGCTCACGCTCGGCTCCGACCGCGGCTGGGCGGCCGCGCCGACCGTGGTCTGCCTCGGGTCCGCCCTCGCGCTGTTCGCGGGGTTCGTCCGCAACGAGAGGGTCTCCGGCAACGTACTGATCGAGCACGTGCTGCGGCGTACGCGCTCGCTGCGTTCCGGTGCGCTGGCGACGGCGCTCTACATGGCGAGCGTCGGTTCGGAGTTCTACCTGCTCACTCTTCTCCTGCAGTCCATGAAGGGGTACACGCCGTTCGAGGCGGGGCTCGCGTTCCTCCCGCTGGCCGTCATGGTCACCGCGGGCGGCACCACGGCGGGCCGGGCCGTGCGCCGGTTGGGCGCCGGCACGGCCCTCGTCACGGGGTTCGCCATCGCCACGGCCGGCCTGCTCTGGCTCGCGGTCACCCTGCACGGTGACTCGTACGCGGCCGACCTGCTGCCGGGGCTGGTCCTCAGCGGGTTCGGGCACGGGATCATCTACACGTCGATGTTCATCATCGGCACGCACGACGTGCCGTCCGCGCACCAGAGCACGGCGGGTGCGCTGCTGACCACGTCCCAGTACCTTTCCGGGGCGGTCACCGTCGCGGTGCTCACGCTCACGCTCGGCCCGTCGCCGGACTACGCGAGCTTTCGGATCGCCTTCCTCCTCACCACCGGCGCGGCGACCGCGGGACTGGTCCTCGCCGCGTCGCGCCGCCACTGA
- a CDS encoding MerR family DNA-binding transcriptional regulator: MRWPSAPTSRRTRLLHYYEEQGLLAPGRTPNGYRGYPERLLNRIV, encoded by the coding sequence GTGAGATGGCCGAGCGCACCAACGTCTCGACGGACGCGCCTGCTGCACTACTACGAAGAACAGGGCCTGCTCGCCCCCGGGCGGACGCCGAACGGCTACCGCGGCTACCCCGAGCGTCTCCTCAACCGCATCGTGTAG
- a CDS encoding DUF5663 domain-containing protein, whose product MITLSPELLSDAGFVNMTEEQVRLALQDIYNTLELRVGRRLANKLTQVQLAQFEKHISANDERAALGWLDDNSPNYREVVHEEYQLIIERLNGAIEAGARD is encoded by the coding sequence ATGATTACGCTGAGTCCCGAGCTGCTAAGTGACGCAGGCTTCGTCAACATGACGGAAGAACAAGTCCGCTTGGCGCTACAAGACATTTACAACACACTCGAATTGCGGGTCGGAAGACGCCTCGCGAACAAGCTGACCCAGGTACAGCTAGCCCAGTTCGAAAAGCATATCTCAGCGAACGATGAGCGGGCCGCCCTCGGCTGGCTAGACGACAACTCCCCCAACTATCGCGAGGTCGTCCATGAGGAGTATCAGTTGATCATCGAGCGTCTGAACGGTGCGATTGAAGCTGGTGCCCGTGACTGA
- a CDS encoding chitinase, translating to MRWKARIAGRRRRLVAAAVTTATVALGTVSALSLAGQAAAGEPAAAAALGGNWYGAAPYVMPFDNSPPDLGPVMSATGQKSFQLAFILAPSGGGCSPTWDGTHPVSSDTQAASVINGIRAAGGDVTVSIGGYGGTKLGQTCGDPSSTAAAYQQVITKYGLKAIDFDLEEPEYENAAAIHNEIGAAKILQQNNSGLYVSVTTAGTTGGEGTGWFGKQMLAEAKSQGFTPANYAIMPFDGGFGGSAAQISALEGFHSTLMSTFGWSSATAYAREGVSLMNGRSDTGEYFRQADFQAVLDYATSHGLSRYTYWSVNRDRQCGTPDNNGQTSGTCSSVAQSAWDFTKFTARFGGATPPPPPTDPPAGTCAAPAWSASSVYTGGMEVTYTKHTYKAKWWTQGETPGKADVWTDEGPCS from the coding sequence ATGCGATGGAAGGCACGCATCGCCGGACGGCGGCGCAGGCTCGTCGCCGCCGCGGTCACCACGGCCACCGTTGCGCTCGGCACCGTCTCCGCGCTGAGCCTCGCCGGCCAGGCCGCCGCGGGTGAACCCGCCGCCGCCGCGGCGCTCGGCGGCAACTGGTACGGCGCGGCGCCGTACGTCATGCCGTTCGACAACAGCCCGCCCGACCTCGGCCCGGTGATGAGCGCGACCGGGCAGAAGTCGTTCCAGCTCGCGTTCATCCTCGCCCCGAGCGGCGGTGGATGCAGCCCGACCTGGGACGGCACCCATCCGGTCTCCTCCGACACGCAGGCCGCGTCGGTGATCAACGGCATCCGGGCGGCCGGTGGTGACGTGACCGTCTCGATCGGCGGGTACGGTGGCACGAAGCTCGGCCAGACCTGCGGCGACCCGTCCTCCACCGCCGCGGCGTACCAGCAGGTGATCACCAAGTACGGCCTCAAGGCGATCGACTTCGACCTCGAGGAGCCCGAGTACGAGAACGCGGCCGCGATCCACAACGAGATCGGCGCGGCGAAGATCCTCCAGCAGAACAACTCCGGCCTCTACGTCTCGGTCACCACGGCCGGTACGACCGGGGGCGAGGGCACCGGCTGGTTCGGGAAGCAGATGCTCGCCGAGGCCAAGAGCCAGGGCTTCACGCCCGCCAACTACGCGATCATGCCGTTCGACGGCGGGTTCGGCGGCTCGGCGGCGCAGATCAGCGCGCTGGAGGGCTTCCACTCCACGCTGATGAGCACGTTCGGCTGGAGCAGCGCCACCGCGTACGCGCGCGAGGGCGTCTCCCTGATGAACGGCCGGTCCGACACCGGGGAGTACTTCCGGCAGGCCGACTTCCAGGCCGTGCTGGACTACGCCACCTCGCACGGCCTGTCCCGCTACACGTACTGGTCGGTCAACCGCGACCGGCAGTGCGGCACGCCCGACAACAACGGGCAGACCTCCGGCACCTGCTCGAGCGTCGCGCAGAGCGCCTGGGACTTCACCAAGTTCACCGCGAGGTTCGGCGGCGCCACCCCGCCTCCCCCGCCGACCGACCCTCCGGCGGGTACCTGCGCGGCGCCGGCGTGGAGCGCTTCCAGCGTCTACACCGGCGGCATGGAGGTCACCTACACGAAGCACACCTACAAGGCCAAGTGGTGGACCCAGGGCGAGACGCCCGGCAAGGCCGACGTCTGGACCGACGAAGGACCGTGCAGCTGA